The proteins below are encoded in one region of Bosea sp. BIWAKO-01:
- a CDS encoding ABC transporter permease, translating into MNGAGPVLSTLAGIVYALILAPIVVVVALAFSADNFILFPPSGYSLRWFRQLAANTPLLNAVVLSAQIACVVTALSLLLGVPAALALDKGRFRGQEALKNFFLAPLLLPTLIVGLALLLFFTPLRLTATLPGLVLGHMTVTLPFVIRMMTTAFSTLPDDIEAAAATLGAKPWRVIWRVTLPLATPGLIACGALSFLLSFDETVISLFLSGPRASTLPVEMVRYVEGRTDPLVAALSVILIVATLIIVVLVERLVGVARAVGQ; encoded by the coding sequence ATGAATGGCGCCGGACCCGTCCTCTCGACGCTCGCAGGTATCGTCTACGCCCTGATCCTGGCGCCGATCGTCGTCGTCGTGGCACTCGCCTTCTCGGCGGACAATTTCATCCTGTTCCCGCCGTCCGGCTATTCGTTGCGCTGGTTCCGGCAACTCGCAGCCAACACACCGCTGCTGAACGCCGTCGTCCTCAGCGCTCAGATCGCCTGTGTGGTCACGGCGCTGTCGCTGCTGCTTGGCGTGCCGGCGGCGCTGGCGCTGGACAAAGGCCGGTTTCGCGGCCAGGAGGCGCTGAAGAACTTCTTCCTCGCGCCGTTGCTGCTGCCCACCTTGATTGTCGGCCTCGCGCTTCTGCTGTTCTTCACCCCGCTCAGGCTGACTGCGACCTTGCCCGGGCTTGTGCTCGGCCACATGACCGTGACCCTTCCTTTCGTGATCCGGATGATGACGACGGCATTCTCGACGCTGCCGGATGATATCGAGGCGGCTGCAGCGACGCTGGGGGCAAAGCCCTGGCGGGTGATCTGGCGCGTGACGCTGCCGCTTGCCACGCCCGGCCTGATTGCCTGCGGCGCGCTGTCCTTCCTGCTGTCTTTCGACGAGACCGTGATCTCGCTCTTCCTTTCCGGTCCGCGTGCTTCGACGCTGCCGGTCGAGATGGTGCGCTATGTCGAAGGACGCACCGATCCGCTCGTCGCGGCCCTGTCGGTGATCCTGATCGTCGCGACCCTCATCATTGTCGTTCTGGTCGAACGTCTCGTCGGCGTCGCGCGCGCCGTCGGCCAATAG
- a CDS encoding RraA family protein: MPDYRIEAMPQQISPALAEKLSRVETATIGHSQHWGFMDRGIQPLLRNKRIAGAAVTLAIPGQDSTLLHHALGLLRPGDILVVDRLGDDKHACWGGGVTVAAKAAGAIGGIVDGPCTDLTEIEDSDFPMWCRGMSPITTRLYNLGGTLNLPISCGNVAVRAGDIILADESGVLVLPAGEAEAIADAALSRQERGERTQARVKAGEKLGDISGATKMVLEALKQNG; this comes from the coding sequence ATGCCCGACTACCGCATCGAAGCCATGCCGCAGCAGATCTCGCCGGCCCTAGCCGAGAAGCTCAGCCGAGTCGAAACCGCCACCATCGGCCATTCCCAGCACTGGGGGTTCATGGACCGGGGCATCCAGCCCTTGCTGCGCAACAAGCGTATCGCCGGCGCCGCGGTGACGCTCGCCATTCCCGGGCAGGATTCGACGCTGCTGCACCACGCGCTCGGGCTTCTGCGCCCCGGCGACATCCTCGTGGTCGATCGGCTCGGCGATGACAAACATGCCTGCTGGGGCGGTGGCGTCACCGTGGCGGCCAAGGCGGCCGGCGCAATCGGGGGCATCGTCGACGGGCCCTGCACGGATCTGACCGAGATCGAAGACAGCGATTTCCCGATGTGGTGCCGCGGCATGTCGCCGATCACGACTCGACTCTACAATCTCGGTGGCACGCTGAACCTGCCGATCTCCTGCGGCAATGTCGCGGTGAGGGCCGGGGACATCATCCTCGCGGACGAGTCCGGCGTGCTAGTGCTTCCGGCAGGAGAGGCCGAGGCGATTGCCGATGCGGCGCTGTCCCGGCAGGAGCGTGGCGAGCGCACTCAGGCGCGCGTCAAGGCCGGCGAGAAGCTTGGCGACATCTCCGGCGCCACCAAGATGGTGCTCGAGGCGTTGAAGCAGAACGGCTGA
- the ggt gene encoding gamma-glutamyltransferase encodes MNAQLRGPRVANFTCEKLSATGSRGMVVTNHPLASAAGSHMLLAGGNAIDAAVASLFALTVVEPMMVGVLGGGVAHIRLADGRHLVLDGLSTAPGKASADMYEALSHEVGKARDTRDRENLVGPKAVAVPGALAGWCEALARFGTLPLADVLQPAIRLAERGFVVSPYLSDCIADCAPELARDPGLAKLFLPGGKALPAGERLVQGDYAASLRLIAETGPSALYDGPLGAALTSFMAANGGLIDQADLAAFKVIEREPVRGRYRGFEILGPPPPSSSGVHIVQMLNILEGYDIGALGFGSSDAVHLVAEALKIAFADRAVATADPAFVRVPIERLTAKAYADERRADIDMTHTKAWAAGLSAGESANTTHVTVADAAGNVVATTQTINGLFGACTQIPGTGMLTNNYMYNFDPHPGRALSIAPGKRVFTSMAPMMVLRDGKLAFALGLPGGLRIFPSALQAIVNLIDHGMSLQEAVEAPRVWTEGGALELESGIPDSVASELTARGHQIARVQRVAGGMNAIGFNSDGTLTGAACWRADGTPVAISGGLARAGVRFTIA; translated from the coding sequence ATGAACGCCCAGCTGCGCGGCCCGCGCGTCGCCAATTTCACCTGCGAGAAGCTGTCGGCCACCGGCTCGCGCGGCATGGTCGTCACCAATCATCCGCTCGCCTCGGCCGCGGGATCGCACATGCTGCTCGCGGGCGGCAATGCCATCGATGCGGCCGTCGCCTCGCTGTTCGCGCTCACCGTCGTCGAACCGATGATGGTCGGCGTTCTCGGCGGCGGCGTTGCCCATATCCGGCTGGCTGACGGTCGTCATCTCGTGCTTGACGGTTTGTCGACCGCGCCGGGCAAGGCCAGTGCCGACATGTATGAGGCGCTGTCTCACGAGGTCGGCAAGGCGCGCGATACGCGTGACCGCGAGAATCTCGTCGGCCCCAAGGCCGTCGCGGTTCCCGGAGCGCTCGCCGGCTGGTGCGAGGCGCTGGCGCGCTTCGGCACGCTGCCGCTCGCCGATGTGCTCCAACCCGCGATCCGGCTGGCCGAACGCGGGTTCGTGGTCAGCCCTTATCTCTCCGATTGCATCGCGGATTGCGCGCCGGAACTCGCGCGCGATCCGGGACTCGCAAAACTGTTCCTACCGGGCGGGAAGGCCCTTCCGGCGGGTGAGCGGCTGGTTCAGGGGGATTATGCCGCAAGCCTGCGGCTGATCGCCGAGACCGGCCCCTCCGCGCTCTATGACGGACCGCTCGGCGCGGCGCTAACCTCCTTCATGGCGGCCAATGGCGGGCTGATCGACCAGGCAGATCTCGCCGCCTTCAAGGTGATCGAGCGCGAACCGGTGCGCGGTCGCTATCGCGGTTTCGAGATCCTCGGTCCGCCGCCGCCATCCTCCTCCGGCGTCCATATCGTGCAGATGCTGAACATCCTCGAGGGCTACGATATCGGTGCGCTCGGCTTCGGCTCGAGCGATGCCGTGCATCTCGTTGCCGAGGCCCTGAAGATCGCCTTCGCCGATCGGGCGGTGGCGACTGCGGACCCGGCCTTCGTCAGGGTGCCGATCGAGCGTCTGACGGCCAAGGCCTACGCCGATGAGCGCCGCGCCGATATCGACATGACCCATACCAAGGCCTGGGCGGCCGGTCTCAGCGCTGGGGAATCCGCGAACACCACCCATGTCACTGTAGCGGATGCGGCTGGCAATGTGGTTGCGACCACCCAGACGATCAACGGCCTGTTCGGCGCCTGCACTCAGATCCCCGGCACCGGGATGCTGACCAACAACTATATGTATAATTTCGACCCGCATCCCGGCCGCGCGCTCTCGATCGCGCCAGGCAAGCGGGTCTTCACCTCGATGGCGCCGATGATGGTCCTGCGCGATGGCAAGCTTGCCTTCGCGCTCGGCCTGCCCGGCGGCCTGCGCATCTTCCCCTCGGCACTGCAGGCGATCGTCAACCTGATCGATCACGGCATGAGCCTGCAGGAGGCCGTCGAGGCGCCGCGTGTCTGGACGGAGGGTGGAGCCCTCGAACTCGAGAGCGGGATCCCGGATTCGGTCGCCAGCGAACTGACTGCGCGCGGCCATCAGATTGCACGCGTGCAGCGTGTCGCCGGCGGCATGAATGCCATCGGCTTCAATTCCGACGGAACGCTCACCGGCGCAGCCTGCTGGCGCGCCGATGGCACGCCCGTCGCGATCTCCGGCGGGCTGGCGCGCGCCGGCGTCCGTTTCACCATTGCCTGA
- a CDS encoding 2-hydroxyacid dehydrogenase, whose amino-acid sequence MSETIVVLDPMAPERADKLRALLPPGFVLTHGTARGDDHMKEIIAEAEYAIAGQVGVNAEVLKAAKKLKLLHKWGVGVDNLDTQTAKQLGIKVARTTGSNAVPVAEFTLGLMLSALRHISFGHAELKKGDWRGGRLPGDTFTLSGKTVGIVGFGAIGQNVAKLLKGFGCTILYSKRQPLSAAEEAELGVKHASLAELLAKSDVVSLHCPLTPETANMIDRSAFAAMKKTAVLINVARGGVVAENDLIEALRAKEIAGAAMDVFEIEPLPADSPLLGLDNLVVTPHLAAIASDNFAPTVKRMFDNIARVSRGEPVPERDSVV is encoded by the coding sequence ATGTCAGAAACCATCGTCGTCCTCGATCCCATGGCGCCTGAACGCGCCGACAAGCTCAGGGCGCTCCTGCCGCCGGGTTTCGTCCTCACGCATGGTACGGCGCGCGGCGACGATCACATGAAGGAGATCATCGCGGAGGCCGAATACGCGATCGCGGGACAGGTCGGCGTCAATGCCGAGGTGCTGAAGGCGGCGAAGAAGCTCAAGCTGCTGCACAAATGGGGCGTCGGGGTCGATAATCTCGACACCCAGACCGCCAAGCAGCTTGGCATCAAGGTTGCCCGCACCACGGGCAGCAATGCCGTGCCGGTCGCCGAGTTCACGCTCGGGCTGATGCTCTCGGCCCTGCGTCACATTTCCTTCGGCCATGCCGAGCTGAAGAAGGGTGACTGGCGTGGCGGGCGCCTGCCGGGCGACACCTTCACCCTGTCCGGCAAGACGGTCGGGATCGTAGGCTTCGGCGCCATCGGCCAGAATGTCGCGAAACTGCTGAAGGGCTTTGGCTGCACGATCCTGTATTCGAAGCGCCAGCCGCTCTCCGCCGCAGAGGAAGCCGAGCTTGGCGTGAAGCACGCTTCGCTGGCAGAACTGCTGGCGAAGTCCGACGTCGTCTCGCTGCATTGCCCCCTGACGCCGGAGACGGCGAACATGATCGACAGGTCTGCCTTCGCTGCGATGAAGAAGACGGCGGTGCTTATCAATGTGGCGCGCGGCGGCGTCGTCGCCGAGAACGACTTGATCGAGGCTCTCCGCGCCAAGGAGATTGCCGGCGCCGCGATGGACGTGTTCGAGATCGAGCCGCTGCCGGCTGACAGCCCGCTGCTCGGGCTCGACAATCTGGTGGTGACGCCGCATCTGGCGGCGATCGCATCCGACAATTTCGCCCCGACGGTCAAGCGGATGTTCGACAACATCGCTCGTGTCTCGCGCGGCGAGCCGGTGCCCGAGCGCGACAGCGTCGTCTGA
- a CDS encoding methylglyoxal synthase, with amino-acid sequence MTKRLGIGLIAHDRKKPDLAAWVTRNIQVLSAHRLVATATTGSVLKQSHPDVSVETVKSGPLGGDQQIGAMIAEGKIDVLIFFPDPLAAMPHDVDVKALLRLVLVYDIPAAFSPSTADALIMSDVFSPARKR; translated from the coding sequence ATGACGAAACGGCTCGGCATCGGCTTGATCGCCCATGACCGCAAGAAGCCCGATCTTGCGGCCTGGGTGACGCGCAACATCCAGGTGCTGAGCGCGCATCGCCTGGTCGCCACGGCGACGACCGGCTCCGTGCTGAAGCAGAGCCACCCGGATGTCAGCGTCGAGACCGTGAAGAGCGGCCCGCTTGGCGGCGATCAGCAGATCGGAGCGATGATCGCCGAGGGCAAGATCGACGTGCTGATCTTCTTTCCCGATCCGCTTGCCGCCATGCCCCATGACGTCGATGTCAAGGCGCTGCTTCGCCTCGTCCTTGTCTATGATATCCCCGCGGCCTTCAGCCCGAGCACCGCCGACGCATTGATCATGTCGGACGTGTTCTCTCCGGCACGGAAGCGCTAG
- a CDS encoding efflux RND transporter permease subunit produces MSISGFCIRHPVATILMSVSLVLAGLFAYRFLPVAALPRAEFPVVNVSAQLPGASPDTMATSVATPLIKQFATIAGIDSIATTNSQGATSIAIQFVLNRNIDAAAADVQAAIARAQKQLPIEMTAPPSYRKVNPADAPIILLALKSDIIPLSQLDAFAQQVISPALSTVDGVAQVLIFGSQKYAVRIRIDPTALAARGIGVDTLQNAITSANDNSPVGTVQNDRQQLTIQASTQLANAAQFADVIIATRNGKPVRLGDVAKVIDSVENTQTASTYDGMPAVVLAVQRQPDANTVDVVDRVKAMLPAFREQLPAAAQLAQLNDRSTSIRAAVEDVQFTLGLTIVLVIMVIFVFLRRLTATLIPAVAVPISIISTLAAMYVLGFSIDNISLLGLTLSVGLVVDDAIVMLENIVRHMEEDGLSAFDAALKGSREIGFTIISISLSLVAVFIPVLLMGGVIGRIFNEFAVVVTVAILASAFVSLTLTPMLCSRLLTSADQHGPKRGLGHILERGFEGILRGYDRALTLCLRVQPLMLAAFFATVIGTVWLFQTTPKGFFPQEDIGQLQVATEARRDISFAAMQGLQKEVADVFRNSPYVSHVASSVGGGGGGGGSGALNAGRLFVELKPRTERPALQTVLSDLRRQLAQVAGINAFMTPVQNLNIGARASKSQYQLVVQGLDQAQMNDWALKLADAMSQDRATFADVTTDLQNNALQATLVIDRDKANSLQIAADTLRSTLYSGFGVRQVSTIFTTGDSYEVVVEFDPALGWTADKLDAIRVRASNGLLVPLGSFAHVERTAGQLTVNQLGQLPAVTISYNLPAGVALGDSVTRINTIKTELGLPTTLSTTLAGTAKTFQDSLANQGLLIAGAILTIYIVLGILYESFIHPLTILTGLPSAAIGALAALRLFGLDLSVIAIIGMLMLIGIVKKNAIMMIDVALVLQREGVASQDAIHRACLMRFRPILMTTLAALMGTLPIALGAGASAELRQPLGIAVVGGLLISQVLTLFITPVLFLYMERLSKALTIAKWANPKPTSASVPERTRPT; encoded by the coding sequence ATGAGCATCTCTGGATTCTGCATCCGCCACCCCGTGGCGACCATCCTGATGTCGGTCTCGCTGGTCCTGGCGGGGCTCTTCGCCTATCGTTTCCTGCCGGTCGCGGCCCTGCCCCGCGCCGAATTCCCGGTTGTGAACGTCTCGGCGCAACTGCCCGGCGCCTCTCCCGACACCATGGCGACCTCGGTCGCGACACCCTTGATCAAGCAATTCGCCACGATCGCCGGCATCGACAGCATCGCGACGACGAATTCCCAGGGTGCGACCTCGATTGCCATCCAGTTCGTGCTCAATCGCAACATTGACGCCGCTGCGGCCGATGTGCAGGCCGCGATTGCGCGCGCCCAGAAGCAGCTGCCGATCGAGATGACCGCGCCGCCCAGCTATCGCAAGGTGAACCCGGCCGACGCGCCGATCATCCTTCTCGCGCTGAAGAGCGACATCATCCCGCTCTCGCAGCTCGATGCCTTCGCACAGCAGGTGATCTCGCCTGCCCTGTCGACTGTCGACGGGGTTGCGCAGGTCCTGATCTTCGGCAGCCAGAAATACGCGGTGCGCATCCGCATCGACCCGACCGCTCTGGCGGCTCGCGGCATCGGCGTCGACACCTTGCAGAATGCGATCACCTCCGCCAACGACAATTCTCCGGTCGGCACGGTGCAGAACGACCGGCAGCAGCTGACGATCCAGGCCAGCACACAGCTCGCAAATGCAGCGCAGTTCGCCGATGTCATCATCGCCACGCGCAACGGCAAGCCCGTCCGCCTCGGCGATGTCGCGAAGGTGATCGACTCGGTCGAGAATACGCAGACAGCCAGCACCTATGACGGCATGCCGGCCGTCGTGCTCGCGGTGCAGCGCCAGCCCGATGCCAACACCGTCGACGTCGTCGACAGGGTCAAGGCCATGCTGCCTGCGTTCCGCGAGCAGTTGCCGGCAGCAGCGCAACTGGCGCAGCTCAATGACCGTTCGACCTCGATCCGCGCCGCGGTCGAGGATGTCCAGTTCACGCTGGGGCTGACCATCGTTCTGGTCATCATGGTAATCTTCGTCTTCCTGAGAAGGCTCACCGCGACCCTGATCCCGGCCGTTGCCGTACCGATCTCGATCATCTCAACGCTCGCGGCGATGTATGTGCTCGGCTTCTCCATCGACAACATCTCGCTGCTCGGCCTGACGCTCTCGGTCGGGCTGGTCGTCGACGACGCCATCGTCATGCTCGAGAACATCGTCCGGCACATGGAAGAGGATGGGCTCTCAGCCTTTGACGCAGCTCTCAAGGGCTCGCGCGAAATCGGCTTCACCATCATCTCGATCTCGCTCTCGCTTGTCGCGGTCTTCATCCCCGTGCTGTTGATGGGCGGCGTCATCGGGCGGATCTTCAACGAATTCGCGGTGGTCGTCACCGTTGCGATCCTCGCCTCGGCCTTCGTGTCCCTGACACTGACGCCGATGCTCTGCTCGCGGCTCTTGACCAGCGCCGACCAGCACGGTCCCAAGCGGGGCCTCGGCCATATTCTCGAACGCGGCTTTGAGGGCATCCTGCGCGGCTATGACCGCGCGCTGACGCTCTGCCTGCGCGTGCAGCCGCTGATGCTGGCCGCCTTCTTCGCAACTGTGATCGGCACGGTCTGGCTCTTCCAGACCACGCCCAAGGGCTTCTTCCCGCAAGAGGATATCGGCCAGCTCCAGGTCGCGACGGAAGCGAGGCGAGATATCTCATTCGCCGCGATGCAAGGGCTGCAGAAGGAGGTTGCCGACGTCTTCCGCAACTCGCCCTATGTCAGCCATGTCGCGTCCTCCGTCGGAGGCGGAGGCGGAGGTGGCGGCAGCGGCGCGCTCAATGCCGGGCGCCTCTTCGTCGAGTTGAAGCCGAGAACCGAACGTCCTGCTCTGCAGACCGTACTCTCCGACCTGCGCAGGCAGCTCGCTCAGGTCGCCGGCATCAACGCCTTCATGACACCGGTCCAGAACCTCAATATCGGTGCGCGCGCCTCCAAGAGCCAATATCAGCTCGTGGTGCAGGGGCTCGACCAGGCGCAGATGAACGATTGGGCGCTGAAGCTCGCCGATGCGATGAGCCAGGATCGCGCGACCTTCGCCGACGTCACCACCGATCTCCAGAACAACGCCCTGCAAGCGACCCTGGTCATCGACCGCGACAAGGCAAACTCACTGCAGATCGCCGCCGACACATTGCGCTCGACGCTCTATTCCGGCTTCGGCGTCCGTCAGGTCTCGACGATCTTCACCACCGGAGACAGCTACGAGGTGGTTGTCGAGTTCGACCCCGCCCTGGGCTGGACGGCCGACAAGCTCGACGCGATCCGCGTGCGCGCCAGCAACGGCCTGCTCGTCCCGCTCGGCTCCTTCGCCCACGTCGAGCGCACGGCGGGGCAGCTGACGGTGAACCAGCTCGGCCAGCTTCCGGCGGTGACCATTTCCTACAACCTCCCTGCGGGCGTCGCGCTCGGCGACAGTGTGACCAGGATCAACACCATCAAGACGGAGCTTGGGTTACCGACGACGCTCTCGACGACGCTTGCCGGCACCGCCAAGACCTTCCAGGATTCGCTCGCCAACCAGGGCCTGCTGATCGCCGGCGCGATCCTCACGATCTATATCGTGCTCGGCATCCTCTATGAGAGCTTCATCCATCCCCTGACGATCCTGACCGGCCTGCCATCGGCGGCCATCGGCGCCCTGGCCGCGCTGCGCCTCTTCGGCCTCGATCTGTCGGTGATCGCCATCATCGGCATGCTGATGCTGATCGGCATCGTCAAAAAGAACGCGATCATGATGATCGATGTCGCGCTCGTGCTGCAACGCGAGGGCGTAGCTTCTCAGGATGCGATCCACCGCGCCTGCCTGATGCGTTTCCGCCCGATCCTGATGACGACGCTGGCGGCGCTGATGGGCACCTTGCCGATCGCGCTCGGTGCCGGCGCCAGCGCCGAGCTGCGTCAGCCGCTCGGCATCGCGGTCGTCGGCGGCCTGCTGATCTCGCAGGTGCTGACGCTCTTCATCACGCCGGTGCTGTTTCTCTACATGGAGCGGCTGTCGAAGGCCCTGACCATCGCGAAATGGGCCAATCCCAAGCCCACTAGCGCTTCCGTGCCGGAGAGAACACGTCCGACATGA
- a CDS encoding efflux RND transporter periplasmic adaptor subunit, which yields MKGSKSLWLIAILAVGAVGAGLWLKLPNPNQGKDSASRTTTTRGEAPVSVVTAKATTDDVPVHKRAIGFVESPAIVTVKSRLDSQITEQHVKDGQFVKAGDLLFTLDDRDLRTQVARDQAALARDQATHDRAQADLARFQQLLAKNAGTQQSVDQGIADEKTAAATILADKAALESDMLKLSYTKITSPIDGRAGAVLVTPGNLVSANSAGPGLVTITQVKPIRVAFTLPEREVPMLQAALTAGKVLKVTAKPADSPHPPAEGTLTFVDSSVDIASGTIAAKAAFANADLSLWPGQYVDVAVEADRLDNATIIPTVAVQVGQKGSYVYVIKPDDTTDLRQVSIALVDGDRTVISDGVAAGERVVVDGQMRLKPGARVRERTPPGADTKPAAGKETIADGGRS from the coding sequence ATGAAAGGCTCAAAATCACTCTGGTTGATCGCCATTCTCGCCGTGGGCGCCGTTGGCGCCGGCTTGTGGCTGAAGCTCCCGAACCCAAACCAGGGCAAGGACAGCGCCTCCCGCACCACCACAACGCGCGGCGAAGCACCTGTCTCGGTCGTAACCGCCAAGGCGACCACGGACGATGTCCCCGTGCATAAGCGGGCTATCGGCTTCGTCGAATCCCCGGCGATCGTCACCGTCAAATCACGCCTCGATAGCCAGATCACCGAGCAGCACGTCAAGGATGGACAATTCGTCAAGGCCGGCGACCTGCTCTTCACACTCGACGACCGCGATCTGCGCACGCAAGTTGCGAGGGATCAGGCCGCTCTCGCCCGCGACCAGGCGACCCATGACCGTGCCCAGGCCGACCTCGCCCGCTTCCAGCAATTGCTGGCGAAGAACGCCGGCACGCAGCAATCCGTGGACCAGGGTATTGCCGATGAGAAGACGGCAGCCGCGACGATCCTGGCGGACAAGGCAGCGCTTGAGTCAGACATGCTCAAGCTGAGCTATACCAAGATCACCTCACCGATCGATGGACGAGCGGGCGCCGTGCTGGTCACGCCGGGCAATCTCGTCAGCGCCAACAGCGCTGGCCCGGGTCTCGTCACGATCACGCAGGTCAAGCCGATCCGCGTCGCCTTCACCTTGCCGGAACGCGAAGTACCGATGCTGCAAGCGGCGCTCACGGCCGGCAAGGTTCTCAAGGTCACCGCAAAACCCGCCGACTCGCCGCACCCGCCGGCAGAAGGAACCCTCACCTTCGTCGATTCCAGCGTGGACATCGCTTCCGGCACCATCGCGGCCAAGGCTGCTTTCGCCAATGCCGACCTCTCGCTCTGGCCGGGCCAGTATGTCGACGTCGCGGTCGAGGCCGACAGGCTGGACAACGCCACGATCATCCCGACGGTCGCCGTGCAGGTCGGGCAGAAGGGCTCCTATGTCTATGTCATCAAACCTGACGACACGACCGACCTGAGACAGGTCAGCATCGCCCTCGTCGATGGCGACAGGACTGTCATCTCAGACGGTGTTGCGGCAGGCGAGCGCGTGGTCGTCGACGGCCAGATGCGGCTCAAGCCGGGAGCCCGCGTCCGCGAGCGCACCCCTCCCGGAGCGGATACCAAGCCCGCGGCAGGCAAGGAGACCATCGCCGACGGAGGCCGGTCATGA
- a CDS encoding MarR family winged helix-turn-helix transcriptional regulator — translation MRRPLKRELVFQLLETSRQLRSYVDQRARENGTTRAQWSVLARLRRAEGLNQATLAEMLELQPISLTRLIDRLEGQELVERRLDLQDRRARLLHLTSAGRKLVDDLDGLRAEIAGEIFDGVDETALATTLATLGSVRNKLRLGLPERAEDKLAARRVPAGGAV, via the coding sequence ATGCGGCGCCCACTCAAGCGCGAACTCGTTTTCCAGCTTCTCGAGACCTCCCGGCAACTGCGCAGCTACGTCGATCAGCGCGCACGGGAAAATGGCACGACCCGCGCGCAATGGAGCGTGCTGGCTCGTCTCCGCCGCGCGGAAGGTCTCAATCAGGCCACGCTCGCCGAGATGCTCGAGCTGCAACCGATCTCATTGACACGCCTGATTGACCGGCTGGAAGGCCAGGAACTCGTCGAGCGCCGCCTTGATCTCCAGGACCGGCGCGCGCGGCTCCTGCATCTGACTTCGGCCGGCCGAAAGCTGGTTGATGATCTCGATGGATTGCGAGCGGAAATTGCCGGCGAGATCTTCGATGGTGTCGACGAAACGGCTCTCGCAACCACCTTGGCGACGCTTGGATCTGTCCGGAATAAACTGAGGCTCGGTCTCCCGGAGCGCGCCGAGGACAAGCTGGCCGCGCGTCGCGTGCCTGCTGGCGGCGCCGTTTGA
- a CDS encoding nitroreductase family protein: MTTANDRAADHAIDPLFLERWSPRAFSDEQIGEAELLSLFEAARWAPSSYNSQPWRFIYARRGTAHWARLLGLLNAFNASWAKDSAALVVIVSKSTLVVPGKSQEIASHTHSFDAGAAWAYLALQATRSGWQAHGMAGLDFERAAQQLNVPGGYRVEAAVAIGKVGDKAQLPEALQAREVPSQRNPLAASVFEGAFPAG, from the coding sequence CTGACGACTGCCAATGACCGCGCCGCGGACCATGCGATCGACCCGCTCTTTCTCGAGCGCTGGTCGCCTCGTGCATTCAGTGACGAGCAGATCGGCGAAGCAGAGTTGCTCTCTTTGTTTGAAGCCGCGCGCTGGGCGCCATCCTCGTACAATTCCCAGCCCTGGCGCTTCATCTATGCCCGGCGTGGCACTGCTCATTGGGCGCGGCTTCTAGGCCTGCTGAATGCGTTCAACGCATCATGGGCCAAGGACTCGGCGGCGCTCGTCGTGATCGTCTCGAAATCGACACTTGTTGTTCCCGGCAAGTCCCAGGAAATCGCATCCCACACTCATTCCTTCGACGCCGGCGCGGCCTGGGCCTATCTCGCATTGCAGGCGACCCGCTCGGGTTGGCAGGCGCATGGCATGGCGGGGCTCGATTTCGAGCGGGCTGCGCAACAGTTGAATGTTCCCGGCGGCTATCGGGTCGAGGCGGCCGTTGCCATCGGCAAGGTCGGCGACAAGGCGCAATTGCCTGAGGCGCTGCAGGCCCGCGAGGTTCCAAGCCAGCGCAATCCGCTTGCGGCAAGTGTCTTCGAAGGCGCCTTCCCGGCAGGCTGA